In the genome of Crassostrea angulata isolate pt1a10 chromosome 6, ASM2561291v2, whole genome shotgun sequence, the window TGACATATAAAACGTTCCATAAAGATACTTACTTTTACTAAACAAGGATTCTGCTgcgttttgtatttttgttgcCGAAGTTGATTTTCCTTTACACATTCTATAGATCtttcttaaatataataaaatgataatgaagcccaaataagaaataattaacTCTGACACAAGTAgtttaatgaaattgattaaTACGCTTAAGGCACTAATATAAAGCATAGATAGTTTCacacttttttatatttgataaatttacatgaaaaagaGCTTAGGCTAAAACAAAGCAGCATGtccaaaaattaaacattaaacaattaaacacgGGCCCCAATTTCTAGTATTTATGATGTATCTTAGAGATCATTTAAAAGAAGCTCTGcataaaattactttaaagagGCTGTCCTTGTTACCACTTGTTTGGGTATTCTAACGTCTTCTGATCGAATCAATCCATCAAGCCTTGTTTCAAGTGTTTCTCTTAATGACTCAACTGTTTTCAAAGCATCATCGTAATTTTGAGCAGGTAGACTGAATTGCATCATTACAGAACCTGACAAAACCTTTTCTAATTTGGCATTAAATTTTTCGTAAAATTCTTTTGCAATTTTAGCAACCTCCTTTCCATTTTTAGATGTGAGTTTCTCTAACAACCTAGTTAAATATGACACGGTTATATCTTTGTGAATTTCAGACTTTAACTCCACCCTCCATGCATTTTGCAAACTATCCTTGCTGCTCCATAGTATGGTACATATGTCTATATCTTCGTGAGCCAGCTTAAGTTCTGATAATTATAAGGGcaaaggaaaacaaaaacaaataaaatcaatgtatgGTCAACAAATACATCCATCTAAAAACTAAAATATGATGCAATAGAAAATactcatattataaaaataaaatttggtaaagaaaaaaatcaaaatattttagcttcaaatattgaatatttttcaatatcttaATAATGAAGTCATTGTTTCAcgaatgtttatattttttagaaatgtcAGATGgtcaaatcaaaattttaaatccattgaaaaacaattcaaagctttcaaaatttatttatatattcaaataaatgtaaatttacatgaaaactgtttttttttttttttacaaatatacgATTAACGATAATATTTGTACAAAGAGATCAGCGCAATCATACCGTTATAAACAACATTCGACTAATTAAATAtcttttgtttgaatttgatGGTTATACAAACATAAATTAAGTCAAATCTCGAGAATATATATTACCAGCTGGTTCGTTTGCCTTGTTCTGTTCCAGCCATTCTATGACTGCCTTGTTGACCTTGATCTTTACTACGGTACAACAGTTACCAATCTGTAAAAAGTCCTCTCCATGTAAGAATACTGTGCATTTTTCTGGATCTACAATGAAAAACAACATAATTAaactattttctttaaatattagaGGATGAAATAAATGGTGTTAAAAGGAATAGTTTTGAAAagcagattttttttgtattgtttgttaTTGAGGATTCCTGCATTAAGGTTAACGAACCCAAAGGAGAACTTCATGCAGTGAAAGGGAATGCATGtcactgaaataaaatttgatgaacACTTTCTTATCACAAATAGATCATGCTATTCCAGGATGTTGCAGACAATATATCATTGCTTAGACATCTCTTCATAAGTTGAGAATCATTTCCAATAACAACAGATATTGAAATTATCTGACCAACCAAACTAAATTTTAACTaaagaaatattcaattttcTTAATAGTATCTGAAACTTTGTCTTATCTACGTGAATATACATGAAAGGTACCTGTTTACAATTTAAAGtatccttttaattttaaaatatagcaaGGTACCCACATAGATTTTTCTATCTTGGGTATACAACATGATAAAACAACATCTGCATGAACTTGCCCAGATACTCAGAATGGCACCCAAACTCGTCATACAAATACGTTTAAACGCTCTTCCTCTCACTGCGGCTTTTCTTAATTAAAGGTCTAGTAAGTTTAGTGAATATATATGGTGCCAGGGTAAGACAAAACGGCAAAACATAAAACTGACAACAGCGAATTATTCCACGAAATCCTTAAAATTTTCTATTATCTGGAAAAATATCTATATGATGATACGCACTTGTGATATCAAacttaaggattacgtttagtCAGGGGCGAAAAAATCCACTTATAGGAACAAAAACTACTTATTTTACATTGTACCTCTACTATTGTTGTGCTATTTTTTACTTTCGAATAACTAgttcaatgacctactttttatgCTGGCGACCTCTGTAGGTTTATTGAAACAATAGTAAAATTGTCTTCCTTTTccaaggttttctttattttgtaattattagaGGTAATAAACCAATGTGttggttgaaaaaaattaaatacgaATTGCTTTACTATATTCATATTCCAACAAATCGTTTAAACTCTAAGGCTAAGGAGGGAAATTGGTTAGTATTTGTTAATTAcaatgattataaaaacaacatacatgtatcactgcCTTATCTGTtcagctttttaaaaattattaacgAATGATACAAATATCACTGTTTAATTGCGTTgcaaatataattattgtaCCTACGATAAAAGtgtttatttcatgtttttatttttatattacacgacatcaattcattatatagaaaatgCAATTGTCTAAAGCAGGCACATACGTGTAACAACGATTCGAAGGATGATAATTTCAAATGGAAATATATCACTTGTCATGGTCAGACCTTTTTTGAAAAGTCGAGTTGACTGAAACGTGAAATTGTGACAATGGGCAGAGGAACTATTTATGAATGTTTGCTCGCGGTCGTTTTCTTTTGAATAATCATGAATTACAAAATTTGTAGATTAGATGTTTAATTCATACATACACAGAGTATTCCTTCCTTGCTTTCTGTTTAATTCATTagttattaaaaatgataataacattttttttttaatttgtgttttttgATACGAGCAACCGTTTAATCGGTCGGAACGAATTACGATTAACCTATTATTAGAAGCAAGTCTGCAATCGATTGACATCCCTTATTTATGCGTAACACTTTTTTACGTCATTATGTAAAGGGGAAGGTTGTCTTTAAtgtcaaccccccccccccaaaaaaaaaaaaaatagcacagctaaacaaacaaataaacaaattactGGTCAAAATTCTTTTTGGGTCATTGTTATTTACATTTGAccaaaaatgtttaatacatACGCTtcagtgtatttaaaaaagtccTAAATATTGGATAAATTGATAGTGTTAACTGATATATTGATCAAATAAACCTTGCAGTTCTAACAAGGGACCAAACCCAACTGAGGACTAACTGACTACGTACCATTAAGGACTAACAGTAAGGAATCCAAATTGACttgataacatttacgtttttGATTAAACCAAACACCTTTTACTACTTGATATATCGATGGCAGCCACACTTTCCAGAAAGAAGCATCAAGACTTCAGGTGAAATTAGCATAGACTGATTGACAAATTTGTATTCAGAAAGCCTTGCGTTTGCTTAAAAAGTCAAGGAAAAacttattatgataaaatatagcAGAAACAGAGACATTAAGCATACATGTGTGAAAAAGATTTGCGACGTTCGAAATTGAGTGAATCATCAATTAAACATCCAAGACAAAAAGCAACCAAATGTTCACAAACAATGAATGTTGAATCTATGAAAAATTATTCCAATAGAAACTAgctgctgtcattagacagtaatacccgcaccaagtgtttgcccctcaataacactgttttgtaccaatttaattaaaatgaaggCCGCATGCAAACTctggtaatacatttaaaaattataaatttcataactgaaggatgagatgcCTTCCCAtgtgataatacacatgagcagcactttgtgcaatttggggttgaactgtttgcatgtgaattttaagttaatcaataatcttaacatttcatgtcatagaaattaagtataatggtctatgtaattattacaaacaaaattaaattatgccccctctcCGCAGGGGTTGCCggctttagatttgcttctgtttgcctacatgtacataatcttGTGCACTGATTTAGaaaaggggtgggagtgaggggtccagaccctctcccctccccccccccccaatgaaatttcatttatatcaatagtaaaattaccaaaaatacgcCTCGGACTCTAATGCCCGTACAGACATGTAATTgttctaacccattgcgcttcaatatAAGGAAACATTATTTATGGgggaaatattatatttatactttattgtttatttcaataggaagtgtacatcacaatatgcaggtgtcctggaccaccttaaagctgctatttacctaataaaatagtgcaaggagttttgaagaataggtcataaaaatacacgatgttacaaataactgatctttgtctgaagttacgtacacaacacaggtctacaGGTCTCACTAGCTGGTACTAGTTTTATCCAGCTCTTCTATTAGATGGGTTCCACATGgtgtatacatatatgtatgtgttTTTCATATGCAGAAAAGTTAACATGCTTGAACATTTCATTTGTGATGATCAGCTAAAGGGATTCATTGTGTGCTccaattggattatcattaagtgttgaccaatataggtaatcataatacatgtatagtgagTATTATAGTAGCACAATATTATGAGACACCGGTATGTTCATAAGTATTACGttcactttctaaataagtGATCTCAAATTgccagcatactgtatcatcgtcttttaatatttaaataagcttatcatcgttacctatccaatcgcatttgtaaagtttctgtcattttaattgctaaagtaattttatatagatagtgcctgtttgggagggtaatagttgaaattgacaccccgaggaaaccattgtcaaccgacgcgaagcggaggttgacaatggttttcgaagggtgtcaatttcaactgttatcctcccaaacaggcactatttattttgttatactgaatgtcttaatttttaagaaaattttactgcttttatataggaataacgtgaattctacagcgaaccgtacgcgcataattttcgcgcatgtaacaatttgtaatgttaccctttgctaagtgcgttgctaacgctgagggtaatagaacggattatgaactgtgtcttaaccaatcagatttcagtatttaactgAAAGTATAACATCTTatttgtcagacttacactattgagttgaccccatattgaccctgtaacaatttcgtattaaatttgtgtattacatgtttAAGTAAGTGCATGTAAagacttatcatttttaaatgagttATAATATGAAGGAAGGTGTCtctctttcttaatgtattataatggatcaaatacaatgtaggccaTGACCCTTTGGGATTGTTTTGACcccatgaaacaggaaaatacaaaatcttCTTACGTCATTTTggtgcatcaaatggtgtaaagtacatgacccccaggtgttgtctttaaccccccccccccttatgaaataggaaataaaatatacactgtatatcttgataacttttgagatcctcatccctaaactatataatttattcttgatCTTTGTGTCATTGCACATCAAATTGTACATAGGTTATGCTGCCTTGCAGACACCCTGACtttctagaactagaaataataaagtattttatcttattcaggGGAAAGGggacagtttatatttgagtttgttttggggtgggggttccaggtcatatatttgacaattttttgatgtaaattaaaataagactaagccatactacagtcatgaacataaatagtatagaacaaaacacaaactaatatatatatatatatatatatatatatatatatatatatatatatatatatatatatatatatatatatatatatatatatatatatatatataaaagcattaaaaataaccaacgacacgaacaataaagtaaaatattgtcaaattttcgggacgacccgtcccttcttcaggacaacaaaataaaaactacatataaaaaaggaaaacatctacaaaactagcactaaactaaataaattataaaaactaaaaaatgtataaacaccGGATCGAAACGTGGCAGCTATATCCTTGTATTAAAGATTTCaagcccgagaaagaaaaatcccgtccgacgcagcggacggtctgtgaAGAAGTGCTAGAAGATAACGcgaacatattttaaatttgctaatAGCATTGGAAGCCGATATAGgtgtcatttttaaattatcatttctcaaaaatgattcttcctcgatccatcaaataatgcattggtgtgtcgagTCACCTTAGTATGTGTTAAAACATAGCTGTGCTGTTTATTCACACTTTAAGTTGGCTGAAATGCAGAGCCTCGTTCTGGGTACGTAAACGCTGTCTAAAAGCCAATGGCAATCAGTTTTCCTTCATGTTTAAAGCaatgagctgcatttttcatgttgattttttttttttactaaaatgttctttatttctacttaaatgacaaaatttcatggtttttaaatttctgttagccgtattttttgtggaaaaggccgttaagaagccttttTTGtggcaaaattgaattattgtcgtcctgtacaaaaattgatttgctatatattctttaGAATAGAAAcatttcctttgacaaaaagtattaatttttttaaatcttatttttcataaaCGTTTCAGTTACGCGCAGACTtagcatactagcaggtttttgcagcaaaataaaattcttaaaaatacagctcatattgctttaaattgtTCTAATCATAACGGAAGTAAACTATCGGAAGCCATATTGACTGTCGGAGTAAAAATAACCCACTTAGATAAGGTTCatcgttttgttttaaatgacaaattaatACTACTGGTAAGTATCTTTTATTCTAATTTATCAATGTTCATGATATAAATTATCCCAATAATGTTTATGATATACATTTATCCTAAACATGAGATTTTCTATGAAActattcaaaaaattgaaaagatttACCTGCTTTCGTTTGTGACAGTTGAATATCTATATATTtcgaactacatgtatttctctcTCCGATATCTTCAGACATGAGGAATTTAATTGATGAACATTGATCggtaaatcattaaattttagggagattttcttttttatggtGACGTTATTATGATCCTTTTTTGGCAATATAAAGTTACCTTTGACCAAGTAGTTTCGCTTTGATTAAGTATATAGATGTGAATAACTTGGAAAATCCAGTTTTAAACAGAAAGTAAGTAAACACTCTTTTACCGCAAATAATCTATTGTGGATAAGAGTAAATGATCTTTTTCAAAGATATcaattcaaaaatgtttatttgatgTTTCTTTTAGAACCATGAAAGCATCATATATTTCTTTGCGAACACATCGCAATTAACTTCCTTGTTAAATTTCCATACTTAGCGATAGGGGCCAAATTATATTTGATCACAACAAGTGCTTACTTCTAAACAGGTATCATAATTTTActtattgaatatttaaaaatgtctgtacatgtatatttagatatatattGGATCGGTATTCGTAAGatatagttttgtttaaaacgaaagtaataaaaaaattaaattatttaaatatgctTTTAAACGAGAAAATTGTTCATCGTTTCTCCTTactctttttattttacagcaATGTCAGCTTCGTTCGTTTCTGTCACCCATAATGGAATAACACGGGATGTCCGATGTTCTCGAGGGCAATACACAGGTAATATAAGTAAGAAAGAGAACAGACTCAGTATCTGGTTAATAATGACCTCTAGTTGATTCCActtacatatttgaaaaaattctaCCGAATTTCgtatttagaattaatttgtttgctagGCAgagtttatttgaaattaataaacGATTTAAATACTTGGTTCAGTTTAAATTACTTCATTTTATGTCATAAATACTTTTACTATGATGTTTAGAATCAATTCTTTTAAGATTTTAGCTCCTAAAGTCAGAATATTTGTGTATACATTATGTAATATAAACAGACTATTGCTACAAGATACACTTACtagatatatatgaaaaaatgaaatgaaatttgaaattcacAAAGAcagatttcattaaaattacaaaattgtttaaaaaatatattttatataaatgcataTACACATATATGTTAAACTTAGTATtcgaaaatgaatattttttattagacAGCTTTTAAAAATGACTCTAAGTTAGGTTTTGACTCCAtctttatcaaacattttaaacagtTAGATAGAGTTCCTTCCATGatcttgttttataaatttttgactCCATCTCtatcagacattttaaacatttagataATGTTTCTTTCGTGATCGTGTCTTACAATGTTTGACTTTATCTTTATCGGatactttaaacattttgtttagacATCATTTGTTTGAAGAAActaagaaagaaagagagagagagagagagagagagagagagagagagatgatgaTTTCATCATTTCATTCACTAATATGTTATCGTTTAAAGTAATGCACATTGTGATAGAATCCAACAAAGCAGTTTCAGTCAGAGTCCACGTACTACACATgccaatcaaatcagcccgcgagcTGCACCACGTGCTCTTTCAATGATAAAGTTTATCAAGTCCGAAGAAAATAGAAATATGTTTGACAATAAAGAATTTACAGtgtttttaaaggggcatggttacgattttggtcaaactcaattttactgtttttattatttacaatgctttaggattgtatttctaatgatcatgtggaatttgagagtcagtcgtagagttataagcaagatacatggcTCCCAATtccttgtcatgtaaacaaggcttgtgccctcTTTTTGTTTACGTAAGGTCAATAtaccattaaaaatctttttcaagctaattgtctatcttcttattcatttttggCATAAAAAACAAGCAGTTcttaacgtttaacacattcattttaggtctaaaattggatttctcacttcaacattcagattgtaaacaaaagctttaatTACATAGCAGAcaattgcaagctctgtaactcgcttataactcaacgaatgatactcaaattttggttgcctattaaaaatgccttattgaagcattgttaacattaaaatcggacaaataatttttgaccaaaatcctgatcatgcccctttaaatgtaTGATATGATTCTTTCACACTCTGTGTGTGAAAGTTGATTTGTATATATACTACGTTGTTTAAGCAGAAAAGTTGtaacccctctctctctctctctctctctctctctctctctctctctctctctctctctctctctctgtgtgagAGTGTATAAGTGTGTGCAAACAATATTGTGAAACATGAATTGATCCAATTTGTTTTAACATCTTTCTAGTCTAGTCCAATCATTCCCATTTCCACTTCTTTTTCATTcagtgatattttttaattgagatTGTTTATCAAACTTTCTGACAGTCGAGGACCCTCCTTCCCCTTTTCCCTTACCTTCTTCGAGTTCATTgttcatgcatttaaaattttgatcagaaagaTTTTGAAACCTTAAGAAAATTAGTTTTGATTCCTGTAATTTAGTGAATAATCAATGGAAGCCGTAAGGTACTTGTATTTAACTTGCTCACTACTCCTAGAAATGATGCAATGTAAAATAATACATCAGaagtatatatatgtaagtcATATTGgcgaaaatatatacaattttgtatttaaacacttataatttcaaaagatcattgaaatcaaaattaaaagcaTGCAGATTTAAACTTGTAATCTGCAGTTTACAGTCAGAAACTTGGATAAACTTCCCGCGTAAATATCCATGGCGTCGCGTGTAAAATTTCGACGTCTTGCTAAAAATGGAATAGTTTTCAGCATAAATTTCATGATATATATAAGTTATATACTACTGGATTTGATAAATTCaaggctttttaaaaatttttgtgtTGTGCATATTTGAAACACGGCATATTTCGGACAAGAACGTCTCTTGTTCTTCGtatgttagaagtcaagttataaaaaagacagaaataagaattcattgttatgtaaacataacccaagtcttatatttgtttacaaaaaatgaaaagtaggaattaccatttctttgacaaaatgactcgtGGCAAACAAGGTACAgtaaacacgcttataacgaagtcccagggatgGGCAATTTTACTTCGTTAAAAGCGTatttcgttatatccgtcaagtttacaacattcaATAAAGTCACGggaaatgaaaatcacttcgctgtaagcgtcaattcattataagtgttttctataaccgtgttttactatACGGATccaatgtattttaaaaatatatatatatatcaacagaaagcaacatttgattgaaacttgtaccaataaaacacaaactttacaaaacaaagagttTTAAACTATATTTTGCTTATAACACAGTATCTAAATTTCACTTTTTGACAAAGTAATTCCACCGTCTTTCCATGTTTTCCattcttgaataaatatgtataaatgcTTGTAGAAAAACGTTGTGATTTTAATCTTTTGATTCCTAACTAGTCggcattatttttattgataggAACGGAATATGCACTTCAAAGGACATCTCGTACAACTCCATTTTTGAGACAGGTGGAATTATTCAGCGGTGTAAGCTTTCGGAGTCAAGCAATAAACGATGACAGAACAATACAACGAATAGCGGGTGGTATTAGAGATTTACAGGGATTCAATGAAGAGGACAGAGAAAACTTCCgcaaacaaattattttgacaTCAATTGATTTTGATAGCGGCGAGCTAcgaattgtagaaaaaaattcggTGCGTGtgtcaatatcattttatactttaatcccccacccccccccccctaaaaaataATCATGTGTCCGGTGTTGATAGAGATGAAATATCACACATAGTAAAACGTAGCcgttttcattaatattcagatattttaaaagtaagCCTTCGTAGAACGTTTGAAgattactgaaaataaaaaagcttTGAAAGAAAGCGCTGACGGTTTACCCTGTGTTGTctttcattttgtaatttttaaataatctaTGCATCTTACTATCTATCCTAATCCTTAAATGTACACATATGAATCTCAATGCGTATGAAAAATGCGTTTTTGTGATTTTGTGTTACTTTACAATGTTGATACACTATTTAAAACATTGTACTCTTTTAATTTAACAGAAAAATGCCAATAAATCAAGGTAAGCAAGACaatgaagattttggaaaaaacTGCATACGTAGTTATATTGTCATTAACATAGAGTCttgatttgaattaaaatttgattgaaatgatGATACTTTGGCATTCATAAGTTGACTGAAATAACATACCTCTAAAGATCATGATAAAATGTGAACAGGTTGTTTTTGCCAGAGACGATATAAAGAAAATCCTAAAGCAAGTTTTTCATG includes:
- the LOC128188027 gene encoding uncharacterized protein LOC128188027 isoform X2; protein product: MSEDIGERNTCSSKYIDIQLSQTKADPEKCTVFLHGEDFLQIGNCCTVVKIKVNKAVIEWLEQNKANEPAELKLAHEDIDICTILWSSKDSLQNAWRVELKSEIHKDITVSYLTRLLEKLTSKNGKEVAKIAKEFYEKFNAKLEKVLSGSVMMQFSLPAQNYDDALKTVESLRETLETRLDGLIRSEDVRIPKQVVTRTASLKKIYRMCKGKSTSATKIQNAAESLFSKKFDLVHSDGSVRYNEFVSLLAFGCDGKIHIEQPFLPEFPREDSFNHIIDEVVGNDASWNVYTVLSVIFRIASDYGKIFYVDGYAIHPRIVFFTNGNFSETDALTKSTFIDAEIPTYPITFVQIDGTYPQDSLQKIISITQGEIRNDVGCISQYVKHQQNIIDVLKMEKKGLDEIDIDEILEKIKELSPNSVKDVETILKTLGGIQRKILGTGDVLPTEAVQFCS